In Alistipes ihumii AP11, a genomic segment contains:
- the gpmA gene encoding 2,3-diphosphoglycerate-dependent phosphoglycerate mutase, protein MKRIVLLRHGESEWNLQNRFTGWTDVDLTERGVAEAREAGELLGREGFSFGKAYTSYLKRAVKTLDCVLDRMNLDWIPVEKTWRLNEKHYGMLQGLDKSETAERYGEEQVLVWRRSYDVAPDPIPEDDPRNPRFEARYREVPDRELPRTESLKDTIERTMPYWKCILFPSLKDYDDLLVVAHGNSLRGIVKHLKHVSDDEIVRLNLPTAVPYVFEFDGGLNLVRDYFLGDPEKIRKMMEAVAGQGKKK, encoded by the coding sequence ATGAAAAGAATTGTTTTGCTCCGTCACGGAGAGAGCGAGTGGAATCTGCAGAACCGGTTCACGGGATGGACCGATGTCGATCTGACCGAGCGGGGAGTGGCCGAGGCCCGCGAGGCAGGGGAACTGCTCGGCCGGGAGGGATTCTCTTTCGGCAAGGCCTATACTTCCTATCTGAAGCGGGCCGTCAAGACGCTGGATTGCGTGCTCGACCGCATGAATCTGGACTGGATTCCGGTCGAGAAGACTTGGCGGCTGAACGAAAAGCATTACGGCATGCTGCAGGGACTCGACAAGAGCGAGACCGCCGAGCGGTACGGCGAGGAGCAGGTGCTCGTCTGGCGCCGCAGCTACGACGTGGCTCCCGATCCGATCCCCGAGGACGATCCGCGCAATCCGCGCTTCGAGGCCCGCTACCGCGAGGTGCCCGACCGCGAGCTGCCGAGAACCGAGTCGCTCAAGGATACGATCGAGCGGACGATGCCCTATTGGAAGTGCATCCTGTTCCCCTCGCTGAAGGATTACGACGATCTGCTGGTCGTCGCTCACGGCAACAGCCTGCGGGGTATCGTCAAGCATCTCAAACACGTTTCCGACGATGAAATCGTCCGACTGAACCTGCCTACGGCCGTACCCTACGTTTTCGAGTTCGATGGCGGGCTGAACCTCGTGCGCGACTATTTCCTCGGCGATCCGGAGAAGATCCGGAAGATGATGGAGGCCGTCGCCGGTCAAGGAAAAAAGAAGTGA
- a CDS encoding class I fructose-bisphosphate aldolase: protein MNTKIEKILGSEASFYLDHVCRKIGKSLIHAPSSDTVDRLWVGTDRNVRTLCSLQTLLGHGRLAGTGYLSILPVDQGIEHTAGASFAPNPLYFDPENIVRLAIEGGCNAVASTFGVLGAVARRYAHRIPFIVKLNHNELVSYPNTYNQVMFGTVEEAWNMGAVAVGATVYFGSPESRAQLVEVAGAFERAHELGMATILWCYLRNGAFKKDGTDYHAAADLTGQADHLGVTIQADIVKQKLPSGNGGFRAVGFGKTSDAMYDLTTDHPIDLCRYQVANGYMGRVGLINSGGESHGADDLHDAVVTAVVNKRAGGMGLISGRKAFQRPMSEGVELLHAIQDVYLDGDITVA from the coding sequence ATGAATACGAAAATCGAGAAAATTCTGGGAAGCGAGGCGTCTTTCTACCTCGATCATGTCTGTCGGAAAATCGGCAAGAGCCTGATCCATGCGCCCTCGTCCGATACGGTCGACCGGCTTTGGGTCGGGACGGACCGCAACGTGCGTACGCTCTGTAGCTTGCAGACCCTGCTCGGACACGGCCGGCTTGCCGGGACGGGCTACCTTTCGATCCTTCCGGTCGATCAGGGCATCGAACATACGGCAGGCGCCTCGTTCGCACCCAATCCTCTTTATTTCGATCCGGAGAATATCGTTCGCCTGGCGATCGAGGGAGGCTGCAACGCCGTAGCGTCTACTTTCGGCGTGCTGGGCGCCGTCGCGCGACGGTACGCACATCGGATTCCCTTCATCGTCAAGCTGAACCATAACGAGCTGGTCAGCTATCCGAACACCTATAATCAGGTGATGTTCGGTACGGTTGAGGAGGCGTGGAACATGGGAGCCGTCGCGGTCGGGGCTACGGTCTATTTCGGCTCGCCCGAGAGCCGTGCGCAACTGGTCGAGGTGGCCGGGGCCTTCGAGCGTGCCCACGAGCTGGGCATGGCGACGATTCTGTGGTGCTACCTGCGTAACGGCGCGTTCAAGAAAGACGGGACCGACTACCATGCGGCGGCCGACCTGACCGGTCAGGCCGATCATCTGGGCGTGACGATTCAGGCCGATATCGTCAAGCAGAAGCTGCCTTCGGGCAACGGAGGGTTCCGGGCCGTAGGGTTCGGCAAGACGAGCGACGCCATGTACGACCTGACGACCGACCATCCGATCGACCTGTGCCGCTATCAGGTGGCCAACGGCTACATGGGGCGTGTCGGTCTGATCAACTCGGGCGGCGAGTCGCACGGGGCGGACGATCTGCACGATGCCGTCGTGACGGCCGTGGTCAACAAGCGGGCCGGAGGCATGGGGCTGATCAGCGGCCGCAAAGCGTTCCAGCGCCCGATGAGCGAGGGTGTCGAGCTGCTCCATGCGATTCAGGACGTTTATCTTGACGGCGATATCACGGTGGCTTGA
- the ahpC gene encoding alkyl hydroperoxide reductase subunit C produces MEPIINSSLPEFKVQAFHNGSFKTVGSDDVKGKWAIFFFYPADFTFVCPTELVDIAEKYEQFQAMGVEVYSVSTDSHFVHKAWHDASDSIRKIKYPMLADPTGALSRGFGVMIEDEGMAYRGTFVVNPEGRIKIAEIHDNNIGRNADELLRKVEAAQFVASHDGEVCPAKWKKGEATLKPSIDLVGKI; encoded by the coding sequence ATGGAACCGATTATCAATTCCAGTCTTCCTGAATTCAAGGTTCAGGCATTCCACAACGGCAGTTTTAAGACCGTCGGCAGCGACGATGTGAAGGGCAAGTGGGCGATCTTCTTTTTCTATCCGGCCGACTTTACGTTCGTCTGCCCGACCGAGCTGGTCGATATCGCCGAAAAGTACGAGCAGTTTCAGGCGATGGGCGTTGAGGTTTATTCCGTGAGCACCGATTCCCATTTCGTACACAAGGCATGGCACGACGCCTCGGACAGCATCCGCAAGATCAAGTATCCGATGCTGGCCGATCCGACCGGAGCGCTGAGCCGGGGTTTCGGCGTGATGATCGAGGACGAGGGTATGGCCTATCGCGGTACGTTCGTCGTGAACCCCGAGGGGCGGATCAAGATCGCCGAAATTCACGACAACAACATCGGGCGCAACGCCGACGAGCTGCTGCGCAAGGTGGAGGCGGCCCAGTTCGTTGCCTCGCACGACGGCGAGGTGTGCCCTGCCAAGTGGAAGAAGGGCGAAGCTACGCTGAAGCCGAGCATCGATCTGGTCGGTAAGATTTAG
- the ahpF gene encoding alkyl hydroperoxide reductase subunit F, whose translation MLDASLKEQVRSIFSGLKADYMFDMEVAPQHESRGELVELLGEVASCSDRIACRERPGEGLRFSLLRNGEPTGISFRAVPTGHEFSSLLLAVLNADGQGKNFPDRSVCDRVRALNGPIRLTTYVSLTCTNCPDVVQALNAMATLNPGVEHETVDGAIHQAEVAALNVQGVPSVFADGELLHVGRGDFGELLAKLEARYGIDAAGIEAVERRFDVVVLGGGPAGVSAAIYSARKGLSVALVAERIGGQVNETVGIENLISVPETTGRELVGRLAEHLGRYPVEVFEHRRASKVEVADGLKSVATATGERFVAPALIVATGARWRRLNVPGEREYTGRGVAFCPHCDGPFYKDRPVAVVGGGNSGVEAAIDLAGICSHVTVLEFMDSLKADVVLQDKLRSLPNVVVFTSVQTTSVEGDGSKVTAVRLKDRASGEERTIPLDGVFVQIGLSANSDLFDDLLERNRAGEIVIDDYCRTGIPGVYAAGDVSTVPYKQIVVAMGEGAKAALSAFDDRVRGVIG comes from the coding sequence ATGCTGGATGCATCCCTCAAGGAGCAGGTCCGCTCCATTTTCTCCGGCCTCAAGGCCGATTATATGTTCGATATGGAAGTTGCGCCGCAGCACGAAAGCCGTGGCGAGCTCGTCGAGCTGCTCGGCGAGGTAGCCTCGTGCTCCGACCGGATCGCTTGCCGCGAGCGCCCGGGTGAAGGGTTGCGCTTTTCGCTGCTGAGGAACGGCGAGCCGACCGGGATCTCGTTCCGGGCCGTGCCGACCGGTCACGAGTTCTCGTCGCTGCTGCTGGCCGTGCTCAATGCCGACGGCCAGGGCAAGAACTTTCCCGACCGGAGCGTCTGCGACCGGGTCCGGGCGCTGAACGGTCCGATCCGCCTGACGACCTATGTGTCGCTGACGTGTACGAACTGTCCCGATGTCGTGCAGGCCCTCAATGCGATGGCTACGCTGAATCCGGGCGTAGAGCACGAGACGGTCGACGGGGCGATCCATCAGGCCGAGGTGGCCGCGCTGAACGTTCAGGGCGTTCCGTCCGTTTTTGCCGACGGCGAGTTGCTGCACGTGGGGCGGGGCGATTTCGGCGAGTTGCTTGCGAAGCTGGAGGCCCGCTACGGGATCGATGCCGCGGGAATCGAGGCTGTCGAGCGCCGTTTCGACGTCGTTGTGCTCGGGGGCGGACCCGCCGGCGTTTCGGCCGCGATCTACTCGGCCCGCAAAGGACTGAGCGTGGCCCTCGTGGCCGAGCGCATCGGCGGGCAGGTCAACGAGACGGTCGGTATCGAGAACCTGATTTCCGTTCCCGAAACGACCGGTCGCGAGCTGGTCGGTCGGCTCGCGGAGCATCTCGGCCGTTATCCGGTCGAGGTGTTCGAGCACCGTCGGGCCTCGAAGGTCGAGGTGGCGGACGGACTCAAGAGCGTGGCGACTGCGACCGGCGAGCGGTTCGTGGCTCCGGCGCTGATCGTCGCTACGGGCGCCCGCTGGCGACGCCTGAACGTGCCGGGCGAGCGGGAGTATACGGGGCGTGGAGTCGCTTTCTGTCCGCATTGCGACGGACCGTTCTACAAGGACCGTCCGGTCGCGGTTGTCGGAGGCGGCAACTCGGGCGTCGAGGCGGCCATCGATCTGGCCGGCATCTGCTCGCATGTGACCGTGCTGGAGTTCATGGATTCGCTGAAGGCCGACGTCGTGCTTCAGGACAAGTTGCGGAGCCTGCCGAACGTCGTGGTGTTCACTTCGGTGCAGACGACATCCGTCGAAGGCGACGGCTCGAAAGTGACCGCCGTGCGACTCAAGGACCGTGCGAGCGGCGAGGAGCGGACGATTCCGCTCGACGGCGTTTTCGTGCAGATCGGACTGTCGGCCAACAGCGACCTGTTCGACGACTTGCTGGAGCGGAACCGGGCCGGCGAGATCGTTATCGACGACTATTGCCGGACGGGCATTCCCGGCGTTTATGCGGCGGGCGATGTCTCGACGGTTCCCTACAAACAGATCGTCGTGGCGATGGGAGAGGGAGCGAAAGCCGCTTTGTCGGCTTTCGACGACCGGGTTCGCGGCGTGATCGGGTAG
- a CDS encoding site-specific integrase — translation MQYSKDGITVAAVLDTRHPKKNGLCPVRIRVTYQRQRQYYPTGKDMTPDDWDKLPAARSRNVVALRESIANSFDIVRKNVEALAAGGSFSFDALNNRLRKAGTDTINTAFRAKIADLRANNRVGNMLVYDNVLKGLERYAGNNIGFARVSVDWVRKYELFLHNEGKTQTTIAIHLRTLRAVLNDAKRDGIIRAAQYPFGRGRYEIQAGEGRKMALTLEQIGKIARYEDGSRATAKYRDYWLFLYLCNGINVADFVKLRYCDIVGGEICFVRQKTERTSRTRKEVRAVVSEPMQRIIDSWGNPPTPDSYIFPVLVGNESALVQKRKTQYLTRAINKRMAAVGEKLGIGHISTYTARHSFATVLKRSGANIAYISESLGHSDLKTTENYLASFEREEREKNAKLLTEF, via the coding sequence ATGCAATACTCGAAAGACGGAATAACAGTTGCTGCGGTGCTCGATACGAGACACCCCAAAAAGAATGGCCTTTGTCCGGTCCGGATCCGGGTGACCTATCAACGTCAAAGGCAGTATTATCCTACCGGAAAGGATATGACCCCGGATGATTGGGACAAGTTGCCCGCTGCGAGGAGCCGGAATGTCGTTGCGCTCCGCGAAAGCATTGCCAATAGCTTCGATATAGTGCGGAAAAACGTTGAGGCGTTGGCCGCTGGCGGGTCATTTTCATTCGATGCCTTGAATAATCGTCTGAGAAAGGCGGGAACCGATACGATAAACACGGCTTTTCGGGCCAAAATAGCCGATTTGCGGGCCAATAATCGAGTCGGGAATATGCTTGTGTATGACAATGTCCTGAAGGGCTTAGAACGCTATGCCGGCAATAATATCGGATTCGCTCGCGTCTCGGTCGATTGGGTTCGCAAATACGAGTTATTCTTGCATAACGAGGGCAAAACACAGACTACTATCGCTATACATTTGCGGACGTTACGGGCGGTCCTCAACGATGCCAAAAGAGACGGGATAATCAGGGCTGCGCAATACCCGTTCGGGCGGGGACGGTACGAGATACAGGCCGGGGAAGGTCGGAAAATGGCCCTTACGCTGGAGCAGATCGGGAAGATCGCCCGATACGAGGACGGAAGCCGGGCAACTGCAAAATACCGCGATTATTGGCTGTTCTTGTATTTGTGCAATGGAATCAATGTGGCCGATTTCGTTAAGTTGAGGTACTGCGATATTGTCGGCGGGGAAATATGCTTCGTCCGTCAAAAGACGGAGCGGACGAGCCGGACGCGGAAAGAGGTCCGGGCCGTCGTTTCGGAACCGATGCAGCGTATTATCGATTCATGGGGTAATCCCCCCACGCCGGACAGTTATATTTTTCCCGTGCTGGTCGGTAATGAATCGGCGCTGGTTCAAAAGCGCAAGACGCAGTACCTGACAAGAGCGATCAACAAACGAATGGCAGCCGTCGGCGAGAAACTGGGGATCGGTCACATATCGACCTACACGGCCCGGCATTCGTTCGCTACGGTATTGAAGCGCTCGGGGGCAAACATTGCCTATATATCGGAATCGCTGGGGCATTCCGACTTAAAGACGACGGAAAACTACCTCGCATCCTTTGAGAGGGAGGAACGCGAAAAGAATGCGAAATTATTGACTGAATTTTAG
- a CDS encoding helix-turn-helix domain-containing protein: MEINDFAPFAALSIGQAKEIIAGIVHDAISDAKQKAQPTQESQAEVMNIDDAVVFLKENGLPITKKSLYGKTFSGTIPFKRIGKRLVFSRKELLQWIESRTYRPHSQSDEALRLAESARKK; the protein is encoded by the coding sequence ATGGAAATCAACGATTTTGCCCCTTTCGCGGCTTTGTCGATAGGACAAGCGAAAGAAATTATTGCGGGCATTGTACACGATGCGATTTCGGATGCCAAGCAAAAAGCACAACCGACACAGGAATCACAGGCGGAAGTAATGAACATCGACGACGCTGTCGTGTTTCTGAAAGAAAACGGTTTGCCAATAACGAAAAAGTCGTTATACGGAAAGACCTTTTCCGGGACAATACCTTTTAAGCGTATCGGCAAACGCCTTGTGTTTTCCCGTAAGGAGCTTTTGCAATGGATCGAAAGTCGGACCTATCGGCCGCATTCGCAATCGGACGAAGCGTTGAGGCTGGCAGAAAGTGCACGTAAAAAGTAG
- a CDS encoding PriCT-2 domain-containing protein: MSKRDTFYFPHEYNAKDDPKCERLIWEMGMEGYGMFWTLSKYCGRNPIHVPGCQHPDNRTETDEISNEIRDACRSPQKEIIENKAMGPEYCFSLVETLVDELRKRKANIAENRSDRYAIGCSLASELKERGRAFFHTVSSLSAKYDARECDRQYDRCLIHCDRYTLDTFFRYCKEAWLRW; this comes from the coding sequence ATGAGTAAGCGCGATACGTTCTATTTTCCCCATGAATACAACGCAAAAGACGATCCCAAATGCGAGCGTCTTATTTGGGAGATGGGGATGGAAGGTTACGGGATGTTTTGGACGCTGTCGAAGTATTGCGGGCGCAACCCGATACACGTACCCGGTTGCCAACATCCCGATAATCGCACGGAAACGGACGAAATTTCAAATGAAATTCGCGATGCGTGTCGTTCCCCGCAAAAGGAGATTATCGAAAATAAGGCAATGGGTCCGGAATACTGTTTCTCCCTTGTGGAAACGCTGGTAGATGAGTTACGGAAGCGCAAGGCGAACATCGCGGAAAACCGTTCGGATCGGTATGCTATCGGCTGCTCGTTGGCCTCGGAGTTGAAAGAGCGCGGGCGGGCATTTTTTCACACGGTTTCGTCTCTGTCTGCGAAATACGATGCAAGGGAATGCGACAGACAATACGATCGATGCCTGATCCATTGTGACCGATACACATTGGACACGTTTTTCCGGTATTGCAAAGAGGCTTGGTTGAGGTGGTAA
- a CDS encoding ORF6N domain-containing protein: MLDRDLAELYQVTTSALNQAVKRNIERFPSDFMFQLTDQETEDWKSQIVITNSITMGLRRNPYAFIEQGVSMLSAVLKSPIAIQTSIAIMRAFVAMRNYITTTTQITAELAGIRAKLALLERADAENAEAVSDLSEDMRKELDNIYQAIAALSIKIPQARKPANPIGFKRSEKGK; encoded by the coding sequence ATGCTGGATCGTGATTTGGCAGAACTTTACCAAGTAACGACGAGCGCCCTCAATCAAGCGGTAAAGCGTAATATCGAACGCTTTCCGTCCGATTTCATGTTTCAGTTAACAGATCAGGAAACGGAAGATTGGAAATCACAAATTGTGATAACCAATTCTATCACGATGGGATTACGGCGTAATCCATACGCTTTTATTGAACAAGGAGTATCTATGCTTTCTGCCGTTCTTAAAAGCCCTATTGCCATTCAGACAAGTATAGCCATAATGCGAGCGTTTGTAGCAATGCGGAACTACATTACCACCACGACGCAGATAACGGCGGAACTGGCCGGAATTCGGGCGAAACTGGCCTTGCTGGAGAGGGCAGATGCCGAGAATGCCGAGGCGGTCAGCGATCTGTCCGAGGATATGCGGAAAGAGTTGGATAATATTTACCAAGCTATCGCCGCATTATCGATCAAAATTCCACAGGCCCGCAAGCCCGCAAATCCGATAGGGTTCAAACGTTCGGAAAAGGGAAAATAA
- a CDS encoding 50S ribosome-binding protein YggL, with product MKKRLRKKLHKGEFKELGFNLEFYYTGDYKANEEFFFQFFDRYDKFLSNLNIECIGGIGDYFSGFVTYIGRGTVTPEQRQNVIDWLEKQPEVTNITAGPLRDVWYDWD from the coding sequence ATGAAAAAGCGATTACGCAAGAAGCTGCACAAAGGAGAGTTTAAAGAATTGGGATTCAATCTCGAATTCTATTATACTGGTGATTATAAAGCGAATGAAGAATTTTTTTTCCAATTCTTTGACCGTTATGATAAATTTCTTAGTAACCTAAATATTGAATGCATCGGTGGTATCGGTGATTATTTCAGTGGCTTCGTAACCTATATCGGACGGGGAACCGTTACGCCGGAACAACGACAAAACGTTATCGATTGGCTCGAAAAACAGCCGGAAGTGACAAATATAACCGCCGGGCCCCTGAGAGATGTCTGGTATGACTGGGATTAA
- the fic gene encoding protein adenylyltransferase Fic, translating into MMNKTYTIDAHSLNKARSLFENGDIDRIEVGTVKGLQDIHCYLFGGLYDFAGKVRTINISKGGFRFANALYLDAILPVIERMPETTFEEIIAKYVEMNIAHPFMEGNGRATRIWLDMMLKKRIGQVVDWRKVDKDLDLQAMERSPINNLELRTLLGGALTDRTEDREVIFKGIEQSYYYEGYEA; encoded by the coding sequence ATGATGAACAAAACGTACACCATAGACGCGCACAGCCTCAACAAGGCGCGGTCTCTGTTTGAGAATGGCGATATAGACCGTATCGAGGTGGGAACGGTCAAGGGATTGCAGGACATACACTGCTATTTGTTCGGTGGTCTGTATGACTTTGCCGGAAAGGTGCGTACTATCAACATATCGAAAGGCGGATTTCGCTTTGCCAATGCCCTATACCTCGATGCGATATTACCGGTTATCGAGCGAATGCCGGAAACGACGTTTGAGGAGATAATAGCGAAATACGTTGAAATGAACATCGCCCACCCGTTTATGGAAGGGAACGGACGAGCCACCCGGATATGGCTCGATATGATGCTGAAAAAGCGAATCGGGCAAGTCGTAGACTGGCGCAAGGTGGACAAAGACCTAGATTTGCAGGCAATGGAACGTAGCCCGATAAACAATTTGGAACTGCGCACGTTGCTCGGCGGAGCGTTGACCGACCGCACGGAGGATCGGGAGGTTATTTTCAAGGGAATCGAACAATCGTATTACTACGAGGGGTACGAGGCATGA
- a CDS encoding HigA family addiction module antitoxin: METTTRICALRELIPATPIHPGEMIKDELQAQGVSQRKFVGITGMPYTAFNEIINGHRPITNDTALKIEAATGITANLWIGLQSDYNIQTARRDSGLSAVLDQTRKTVAAL, from the coding sequence ATGGAAACGACAACAAGGATTTGCGCACTGCGTGAGTTGATTCCGGCAACCCCGATTCATCCGGGCGAAATGATTAAAGACGAATTGCAGGCGCAGGGCGTATCACAACGGAAATTCGTCGGTATTACCGGAATGCCCTACACGGCCTTTAACGAGATTATCAACGGGCACCGGCCGATAACAAACGATACGGCATTGAAAATCGAGGCAGCAACCGGGATAACCGCCAATCTGTGGATAGGTTTGCAATCCGACTATAATATACAGACCGCTCGCCGTGATTCCGGCCTTTCTGCGGTTCTCGACCAAACACGCAAAACGGTTGCGGCATTATAG
- a CDS encoding DUF2442 domain-containing protein — MLRITDVDYLGDYTLALTFNNDEKRVCDLKPYLSGEVFGELLDKCKFIQYGLTRETIEWANGADFAPEFLYDIGTAQ; from the coding sequence ATGTTGAGGATTACGGATGTAGATTATCTTGGAGATTATACGCTGGCATTGACGTTTAATAATGACGAAAAGCGGGTGTGCGACTTGAAGCCCTATTTGTCGGGTGAAGTTTTCGGCGAGCTGCTCGATAAATGCAAGTTTATACAATACGGGCTCACTCGTGAGACTATCGAATGGGCGAACGGAGCAGATTTCGCACCTGAATTTCTCTACGACATCGGGACGGCTCAGTAA
- a CDS encoding DUF4160 domain-containing protein translates to MPEICRFYGIILYLYWRDHNPPHIHFTYGEYVCHIRIIDRVVDGKAPAKVIVLVNKWIDEHEAELLSLWEKAVKGEKIGTVEPLK, encoded by the coding sequence ATGCCTGAAATATGCAGATTTTACGGTATAATATTATACCTATATTGGCGAGACCACAATCCGCCGCATATTCATTTCACATACGGCGAATACGTTTGCCATATTCGGATTATTGATCGAGTTGTAGACGGCAAAGCCCCTGCAAAGGTTATTGTCCTTGTAAATAAGTGGATCGATGAGCACGAAGCGGAATTGTTGTCGCTGTGGGAGAAAGCCGTAAAAGGCGAAAAGATCGGGACGGTAGAACCATTAAAATAG
- a CDS encoding helix-turn-helix domain-containing protein — protein sequence MCEYLHVSLRTLQTLRDRRQIPYTVISGRAFLYPETGIRDLLGRNLKPAEKR from the coding sequence GTGTGCGAATATCTGCATGTCTCGCTGAGAACCTTGCAAACCCTCCGGGATAGACGGCAAATCCCCTATACCGTTATCAGTGGACGGGCGTTTCTCTATCCCGAAACCGGAATCCGGGATTTGCTCGGACGAAACCTGAAGCCCGCCGAAAAACGGTAA
- a CDS encoding SIS domain-containing protein, with translation MNHFTFAEETIRQQIQASIATKRAILADSRLLNIIAQAAQMVTNTYRNGHKTLLAGNGGSAADAQHIAGEFVSRFYFDRPGLPSIALSTDTSILTAIGNDYGYDRLFARQIQAQGVEGDIFIGISTSGNSENIVRALETCRKKNIYSIGLTGAEGGHMKELCDLTICVPSCETPRIQESHILIGHIICCIVEQKIFG, from the coding sequence ATGAATCACTTTACATTTGCAGAAGAGACGATCAGGCAACAAATTCAAGCGTCGATCGCCACTAAACGAGCTATACTGGCAGACTCTCGATTGCTGAACATTATCGCCCAAGCCGCACAAATGGTGACCAACACCTATCGGAATGGACATAAAACACTACTGGCAGGTAACGGTGGAAGCGCGGCCGATGCCCAACACATCGCAGGAGAATTTGTCAGCCGGTTTTATTTCGATCGACCCGGATTACCTTCGATAGCCTTAAGTACCGATACTTCAATTCTAACAGCTATCGGTAATGATTACGGTTATGACAGGCTTTTCGCGCGGCAAATCCAAGCACAAGGTGTGGAAGGTGACATCTTCATCGGTATCTCGACCTCGGGCAATTCTGAAAATATTGTGAGGGCTTTAGAGACCTGCCGCAAAAAAAATATCTACAGTATCGGGTTGACCGGAGCAGAAGGTGGCCACATGAAAGAATTGTGCGACCTGACAATTTGTGTCCCTTCATGTGAAACACCCCGAATTCAGGAATCGCATATCTTGATCGGGCATATCATTTGTTGTATAGTAGAACAAAAAATTTTCGGATAG
- a CDS encoding dehydrogenase — MIIRSKAPLRLGLAGGGSDVSPYSDLYGGLILNATINLYAHCTITETSDRKIVIEATDINQRQVFDTAPQLPIDGTVDLHKGVYNRIMRDFCPGELSFKITTYSDAIPGSGLGSSSTMVVAILKAFAEWLHLPVGDYEIAWLAYDIERNDLKLSGGKQDQYAAAFGGFNFMEFLPDGHVIVNPLRIKRWIIDELEANILLYYTGASRSSAAIIDEQKANTTKGNREAIEAMHRIKQSALYMKSALLTGNIPRFTEILGKAWEDKKKMAAPITNSRIDEVFRIAIGAGAITGKVSGAGGGGFVIFIVEPTRRVQVVRALNQLNGRIVDFQFSEGGTHGWKIYNT; from the coding sequence ATGATCATACGAAGCAAAGCTCCATTACGACTAGGACTGGCTGGGGGAGGCAGCGATGTATCCCCTTACAGCGACCTGTATGGAGGCCTTATCCTCAATGCCACGATCAATCTTTATGCCCATTGCACGATCACGGAAACATCGGATCGTAAGATCGTAATCGAAGCAACTGACATCAATCAGCGGCAGGTGTTTGATACTGCCCCGCAATTGCCCATCGACGGAACCGTAGATTTGCACAAAGGAGTATACAACAGGATCATGCGCGACTTTTGTCCTGGCGAGTTGTCGTTCAAAATCACAACCTACTCCGATGCCATACCGGGAAGCGGATTGGGCTCCTCCTCCACAATGGTGGTGGCTATTCTTAAAGCATTTGCCGAATGGCTACACCTGCCCGTAGGGGACTACGAAATCGCATGGTTGGCTTACGATATCGAACGCAACGATCTCAAACTAAGCGGAGGCAAACAGGATCAGTATGCTGCAGCATTCGGAGGGTTCAATTTTATGGAATTTCTGCCCGATGGCCACGTAATCGTTAATCCGCTACGTATTAAACGGTGGATCATCGATGAACTAGAAGCCAATATACTACTTTATTACACCGGAGCATCCCGTTCGTCGGCTGCCATCATTGATGAACAGAAAGCCAATACGACCAAGGGTAATCGGGAAGCCATCGAAGCAATGCACCGCATTAAGCAAAGCGCGTTATATATGAAAAGCGCCCTATTGACCGGCAATATCCCACGCTTTACCGAGATTCTCGGCAAAGCATGGGAAGACAAAAAAAAGATGGCCGCTCCGATTACCAATTCCCGAATTGACGAAGTGTTCCGTATTGCGATAGGGGCTGGAGCCATTACCGGCAAGGTCTCTGGAGCTGGAGGAGGAGGCTTCGTCATCTTCATCGTGGAGCCGACCCGACGTGTACAGGTCGTCCGCGCGCTCAATCAATTGAACGGGCGCATAGTCGATTTCCAATTCAGTGAAGGAGGAACACATGGATGGAAAATATACAACACATAA